From the genome of Eublepharis macularius isolate TG4126 chromosome 4, MPM_Emac_v1.0, whole genome shotgun sequence:
actcatatgtattgaaatggaaaaaaatcccCTATTCACTCTGATCTCAGCATCTCAGGAAATCAAGTAGCCAGTCTTGTCTCAACATGCCTAACCAATATGCCCCCATTTTAAATTAGGGAAATTGTACCTGGAATCCCCCAATACACTGAAAGCAAGATCATTATGGgtttgggcaggacctttttaaTGGCAGCACCAACACTGTGAAATTTGCTGTCTAAGCATGAACCTAACCTTGATAAACTTAAGCTATTATACATTAAGAAATCTTTTGAGGACATGTTGTAAGATGACTAATATGAGTAGGTTATTCATTCCAGAGCATGAATAACAGACCTTTtgtgataacatactttgtaaaccactctgagtgggcattaagttgtcctgaagggcggtatctaaataaaatattattataatattattattctgTACATGGCTTCTATGTAAGAGatgggatacaaatgaagtaaataaagaatgcAGTCTTCATGCTTATTTGAGAGTAAGCCTCATTggattcagtgggacttactgcaTTGTGAGCTGGGACTGAAAGCATCATTACATTTGATCTCCTAGACAAAATGTAAGAGGAAAATCAAGCCACACATTCTTTTCAAAGGCAACACCTCAATTTTCATGTATCACACTTGCTGCATGGTAGAGCAATAACAGTAGCCTAATTCCTTCCTAAGTGGATTCCTCAAAGTTCACAGTCCCAAATAAGTGGGTTAAAgcttggggtataaatgaacaaACTGTATTCAGGCTTCTTTCTGTACTGTGAAAGAGAGTGAGCGAAAGAGAGCACTCTCCTCCCATAACTGAATGATATGGCACTGCTtgatatgtttattttatttttcttcatttgttatttattgtcactgagactcaatgtggattatacagtgcaagtcaatatgataaATGGCTAGCAAATTCAatactgcagaaatctgaaaacaagcatagagCCAAATGCAGATATcaaacactgcagaaacacaaGTAATTTGACACGAACGTATGCACCCTTGTCTTCAATGGGCAAAGGTCAGACCACGGTTCAGGCTGAATCCCCAATCCCAAAAGAAGGCCTTCCCTCAAAGGTGCAGTGCAAAAGATTAATTtgaaggtgtggcctctttcatgagtGGGTCCTGTCTCCATTTGAGAGAAGCCCAGGACTGCCAAGGAAGCTGTGAAATCCTGGGCTGGTCCTCCTGACATGGAGCATTCAGTATGcacgttgaagtcccccagaacgaTCAGTACAGGTGTCTCCAGCATCACATCTGAGAGCACCTCTGCCAATTTTGAAAGGTGTTTACTGGGGAACTAGGTGGCAggtaaacaagcagaatacctAGTATTGTCATTTTGTTAATTATTCAGAGCACAGCTATGATATAATTTTTAGACCTGTTGAAATTACTAttcatttaaataatttttaaacaagcaaaaCCAATGCTTCATGAAGTTTCTGTCATAATAAATATTAATCAAAGGTGTCAAAGGCTCTTTAATGTTTTGGATACAATAGACTACTTGTTTGAAATTTGGCACTAAGTTCAGTACCCAAGATGGAGTTTGGCACCTAAGATAAGGCTTTGTTCTTATGTGATTACTAAagcaagcagaggagttagccgtgttagtctgtggtagcaaaatcaaaaagagtccagtagcacctttaagactaaccaattttattgtagcataagctttcgagaatcaagttctcttcgtcagatgcctgatacagatactggccaaatacagaagagcagggccgattccagacggccagaaATAGCGTTTTGCCCGCGCtattaatcgcttaccggccacgcgggtATTTTCGCCTCCATCCGACTTGTCCCGTCTTCATCCGTCTTCATCCGTTCTGAGCCATGCCGTTCCGCCTCCGCATGTTCGCATGGCCAAGAGAGGGACCCAGGGATTGGTTCTCTTCTCCCCGGCACAACTGACGTGGGGGGCCTTCATTTGCTCGCGTCtcgaagtttttttttttatttctttccccccGTTTTGCGCAAACGCGCAAACGCGCACATGCGCGAAGCCGCGGCATCGACGATGCGGTCAATGATTGGTCCGGGAGATTCTCGCGAAGTACATTGGTCGATGGTTCCACTCTAGATTCTCAATTGCTAATCTGGTACGTGCTGACTGTTGGATCCTGAAATGGCGCCCGGGAGAGAGCTTTTACTCGTGATGGCGCAAGTGGTGATTCTCCTGCTGCAGAACACGGTCACACTTTGCCATGCGCATCTGCGGCACATTCTGAGGCGCAGAAGGGCTGCCCAGCTGATTTTCCACAGCGAAAGATTGGGTGCAGCTTCACGTAGGTCAACTATGCGAGGGATCCGTCTGCGGCAGCGATGGTATGTGCTGGCGGACACCAGAGAGCACAGAGACTGCTGGGTATACCCCCGGAGCCAGGACTGGTGGGAGCGCATAGCCCTGCGTGTATGGGACGACACCCATTGGATTCAGTGTTTCCGGATGACCAGGGGCaccttcaatgagctggtggatgCCCTGAGGCCGACCCTGGCACGCCAGTCCACCAACATGCGTGAGCCCGTGtccgtggagaagagggtggcggTGACGTTGTGGTGCCTTGCCACTGGGGCATGCTACCGCGTTGCAGCGGATCACTTCGGCCTGGGGCTGTCCACCGTTTCAGATGCTGTGCTGGAGGTCTGCTTCGCAATTGAGAAACAGCTACTCTCGAAGACAGTGTGTCTCGGGGACGAGGtcgggaaggtgagtgatggctgCAGGAGGGGCAGGCGGTTTGCGCAGGctggaacaaaggtggtttgtgtTGTTCTCTGTGTACCCGATGTTGCGCGACTGCGCATTTCCAATCATGCGTGTTTCTGGTCTCTGTTTCAGATAATGGATGGGTTTGCAGCGCTGGGGTTCCCTCATTGTGTTGGGGCGATTGATGGCACTCACATCCGCATCGGTCAGCCCCGTGGGAAGCCGGACCAATATGGTAACCGAAAGAACTACTCCTCCATCTTGCTGCAGGGTACAGTCGATCACACCGGCCGTTTTGTCGATGCAGAGGTGGGTTGGAGTGGCAAGAACCACGATGCCTTCGTCTTCCGCAACTCGGCTCTCTGTGCTGCAATGGACAATGGGGCTTTTGTGCCTGGGAATCCCTCCCTGACAGTGAATGGTGTTTCAGTGCCACCGCTGATGATCTCGGATGGTGCTTATCCGATGCGCCGGTGGTTGATGAAGCCGTATGGAAAATTTGCTGTCACACCACAACAGAAATACTTCGACCGCTGCCTGGCACGGGCCAGGAACCGGGTGGAATGCAGTTTTGGTCGTCTGAAGGGACGCTGGCAGTGCCTCCTCCATCGGCTGAaggccagagaggagaacgtggtgaCCATTGTTACCGCGTGTGTGATCCTGCACAACTTGTGCGAGGCCAAAGGACATGCAGTGCTCGGGTCACTGACGGATCCCACGCCCTTGACAATGCCCGGGGATGGACTGGAGTATGGGGAGAACGACAGGGGGATGCTTGATGAGGGGAAGAGGGTTCGTGACGCGATGGCAGAATTCATGTATTCAAGATGCGGACGGTGATGCCCTGgctttctttggggggagggaaaactcATATCCCCAAAGTGCCAATATTGCGAGGAAAAGTTTGTCCTGCCAATAAATGCTTGTTATTGCACTCGAACAGCTGTCGTTTTCCTTGTCCGTtcctgggtgtggggggggggatgcagaccGGGCAGGTTTTGGTATTGCCGCATTTGCGCACTAAGTGGCGATCATCTGCAACTGCGCAATAGCAGCCGAATGCACAGTCCGTGCCACCGCACGTTTTCTGGTGGGCCCCGCCATGACCGCTCCTGCCGTGGGGGTAGTGTTACGGGGGTGGCTTTATACGGGTCACCGGCACATCTAAGCCGGTGACTACAGAAAGTGGCAAAGCCGTGTCGGTCACCCCCTTCTCAGAGTCGCTTGAGTGTTCTGCTTTGCGGAGATGCGCAAATGCGGCGATACACTCATGTTGGCAACCCTTGGGTGAACACTCTCGGGAAGTGTGGGGGTGATCGGGAAAACATTAACGGGAAATACTGTGGGCTGCTGCACTATGGGGGGGTGCTGCCGCGGCCCTCGGTGTACGGGAATGCTGGGTGGCCGGCAGCAGCTGTCCGGCTAAGCGGGGCAACGGGTGCCTGCACGGATTGCCGCTTCTAAAGTTGCGCATGCGCAGTCGCGCTTTCGCGCGTTAGCGCATATCCTTACACTCGCAGCTGAAAAAATGGCCGCCAGTAAGGGCCGCTACTGGCGGGATCTGGAGGTCGAGGCCCTGCTTGACCTCCTTCTGCAGAGTGGGCGTGCCAGCCGCATAATGGGCAGCCACCACCTGCCCACAAAGGCCATTTTCGCCAGGGTTGCCCGACAGCTCGCTGCGAAGGGTTGGCCCAGGACCGCGGACCAGTGCAGGTCCAAGTTCAAGCGGGTCAAGGCCGACTTCTTTGCAGCCATGGAGCAGTGGCAGGGCATCCCTAGAATGAGCGCCAGGCCGCCGTTCTTTGCGGACATGCGACGGCTCTGGGAGGCGGCTGGCAGGCCTAGCTGGGAGGACCGGAGGCAGGCAGGTAGGTGGAAGGGGGGTGGTGGATTGATCTCGGCCTGGTTGCAGTCTTGCCCTCCCGTTGGCGTTCTTTGCCCTGCCACAGATTAGGGTATCAGTGGTGCTCTGTTGAGGCCCCCCGCACTGCCATCAATCCCCGGTGGCCATTCCTGAGAGGCCAATGATGCCCAGGTTGCAGGCAGACTTCCAGGTGGCACGCAGACAAAGTCACAAGCCCTCCCCCCCCTGTCTGCCACAGCGGCCCTGTGAAGAGTGCTCCAAAGagtgtttttttaagaaatagcTGCCCCGGGGTCAAGTAGTTCTTATCTCTAGTAAGCGTTTTTGGGATTGCACCTGCAGTACTGTGCCCACATACTTGGAATTAGGACCCATTGAACGCAGTAAGCCTTGTGCAAAAATGCACACAACTGCAGTCTGAAGACAAGGTCACAACCCCCCCCTCCCGCGTCTGCCACAGCGACAGGGTGCCTTGAGGGGCGGAACACCATTGTGCCACAGCATGCCAGCTGGGCACCAGAGATACCAACAACCCTCCCCAATCTCTTGCAGCTGCGTTGAGGGCGAGGGCACGCCCCAGAACTGCGGGGCAGCCCGAGGAGCCGGcagaggcggaggaggaggaggcaggagaagccgtggaggaggaggctggtgagCGTGGGCCCAGGATCCGCGAGGAAGAGGCGGAAACTACGGAGGAGGCGCATGGAGGTGAGAGGTGCAGCAAACATGAAGGCGGGGAGTGCTGCCAGGTTGAGGGGGGTGGGGTCTCTGGCCGGTTCACTGATCCATCACGCCCCAATCTCTtgcagcagggcagggggagcaaGGGATTCCGCCAGCCGAGCCACCAGCAGGCGAGGAGGAGGCACAGGAATCGGAGGCGCCACCTCCACAGGGAGAGGAGTGGCTGGTGGAGGTGGAGTTGGAGGAACCCGCAGGTGAGCAGTGAGCGGTCGTGCCGACATCGCCGCAGCTGTCCCACGGCACGGCACATTTCTGCGGCAAAACGTGCGCCAAGATGGCGTGGTGGGGGttgaatggggggaaaggaaagaaaagcgtgtgtggtgtggtggttcgGGCCCACGTTATCACCCTCACATTGCCCCCTTTCCCATCTTGAGTGCAGATGCACGGGGGCGCGAAGGCCGTGGTGTTCCCGAGGAAGCACTGGAGGGGGCGGCCAGAGGCTCTTTCGTTGCCGGGCAGAGCGGGCAAGCACCTTCCGCCGCGAGGCAGCCGGCAGAAGAACCGGGTAAGAGCAGCTCCCGGCGCACCCCCCAGCCACCTACGCAGCACCAGAAATGGCCGTAATGTGCATTGTGCGCATTTGTGCGCAGCTGGTGTGGACCAACTGTTCTTATGTGCTGTTAACAACAACATATGtttcaaatctatttatttaaacgAAAGAACACTAGAGTACAGAGGCCCGCCACCAATGCTGGATTAACAGCTGTTACCATCTTCTCGCCGTCCACAGTGTTGGCCCCTGGCGAGGGGACTCCCGCCACCATGGAGGAGCCAACGACGAGCCGAGCGGCGGCCCGTGCACCGGCTTCCCAAGAGGGGGACGGCACCATCCTTGAAGCCATCAAGGGCCTGGAGGGGCGGATGATGCACTCCCGTAAGTGAGTCCATGACTGCCTTTCAGGGAGGCCTGAACTCACATTGAGGCATTCCTCACCTCTACCACCGAGCGACAGAGAATTACGCACGcagctctccccaaacccctgTGGTGTTGAAGGAGCAGCCACAGGCTGGCAGGTTCCTCCCGTCATCTGCCAACTCCACTTGTGTTGACAAGGGACAGaccgctccctgacagtgtgtggCTTTATTAACCACTGGACAACAAATTAGACACATGTGGCTGCATTTGTCCATGTCCCTGGCTTGTTTGCAATCTTAGGTTTTCCCCGGCTCCCATTTCaattgaaatcccccccccccccggtgatggGAGGCCTTCACCTGTGCAGAGAGGGGCAACGAATTCCAGGCATGATGGGGATGTGGGGGGCGGATGCGTGAGAGTCCCAGGCATAAGAGGCAGTGATGGACTCTGGCAGGAACAAAGGACAGCAAGGGAGAATGGCCGGGAGTTCCAGGCATCAGGGGGAGTGGGGAGCGTGGGAGGGAGGCCAAAACATGAGGGGCTGTTAGGAGACCGGTGGGAAGTTCCAGACGTGAGGGGCAGAGAGGTGCACGTGCAAGAGTCCCAGGCAGATAAGGGAGTGAGATTTGAACCGCAGCATATCTTTGTTTTGTCCACAGTGAACACGCTGCAGGGCAGGATGGACACGGTCGAGCGCCTCCTGCTCTACCAGGGACGGAAACACCGGGCACTCGAGAGACGTGTGCGGGCCTTGGAGGGACAACTGTCCGCACTACTGCCAGCGGCCACCGAGCAGTGatgggactttggggggggggggggaggtttctgTTAATGTTGAGTTCACTAAAAGTTAAAGTTGAAAACATCGGTTTGAGTGTCCGTGTTTTCTCGATAGGTGGCGGTGTGTCTGGGGTGGTGGGGCTTTGCGGTCTtctgtccgggggggggggggctggggaaaggtTGGGCAGAGCTAAGGAAAAGGGCAAGACTCGTCTACAGGGTTAGCCGATCCCTGGACCTGCCCACACAGGACCGCTTGGGGACACCCTGCCTTGGCTGAGGACGGGGGGAAGGTGGTCGGATGATCGCCCCCTCATCCACCTCCCCCTCATTCAGCGCTGGAGCTGTGGGGGCATTGGATTCAACCACCAGGGGCGGCCGCTCTGGAGCTGCTGCTAGCGGTTGCTGCATCCGGAGCATGGCCTGTCCAAGTGTTTGCAGCGTGCTGACGGCGGCACGCATCACCTCCAGGTTCTGGCCCCAAGCATTCTGAAACATCGCCTGCTCCTGACGGGTCACCTCCATGAACTCTTGGCGCCACCTCTGTGCCTCGGAATGCTGCCTCTGCCTTTCGGCGATATCCTCGCGGTGCTGAGTGTCTGCCTGGCTCATCATCCTGTCCGCAGCCTCAGCGCCACCGTGGGCCCTCCGCTTGCGGTTCCTTATTGCTGAAAGTCGTGTCCCAGGGGACAGCTGGGCCGGATTTTGCGTagggctgcctggggggggggggtggagaaacagCCAAGAGGTGAACACAAGGCCCCACCATTCCCCAGCCATGGTCCCCCCCATCAAGCCCTCGGAACCGGAATTTCCCAGGCGTGCGGCATTGCATGTGTGCGGTACCTGAGACGCCGAGGCCTGGCGAGGGCGGGCTGTTCTCCTTAtccagattgtcctccgtgctgcttCCCGAGGCGGACTCGTGCTCATCTGCGAAGAAGGCAACATTGTCAGAATGCACTTTGGGTTACCGGCAGAGGGCATAGGGGGATAGGGGGAACAGCTTGCTGGATCCTCTCATCCTTCAGCTAAGCACCCCAAGAAGAAACAGCACGAACCCTCCCAGTTCCTAACTGCACAGTGTTGGCCCAAGAGCATTAGCCCAGCCAAAGTAAATAACTCAACGGAGGTCAGGAGTTCTTAAAATAAAAACGCCTCAAGCTGAAAGCCACTTGGTTTAAAGGGCGAAAAACCATCTAAAAGTTTGCTCAAAGCTAAAAAAATGTGGACTGGGAAAGGAAGATGAGTGTGCTTCAAATGCCAGAACTCCAAAATGAAAAACCACCTAATGATATAAAAGGATTGCACACTATCCCACCAAATGTGGGTCAGCCCCATTTAAAAATGGAGGGGTCAGTCAAACAGCCTCCTCTACCATTTCCAGCCAGCACCCTTCAGCACCAGCCCAGGCTCCAGCAGGAAAGCTCCAATGGTACCCACCCAACCCTGCCACCCTGCCTGCCCCACAACAGTAGTGTTTGCTCCCCTGCCTCTGTGCATATGATTTAGGACCCATGGaaaaattacattacattacaatgtgagtttgctgaacttgagtttattcacaaattcacaaCAACAAACCCCTTAGAATGCTACAGGGATGTAGCATTCctgtctcactacagatgctagttttctgcctttcctcccctgctctaagcaagctgattacattttgtattgtccctttacatcctgactctttTCTTTGCAACATTCCTCCCACCTTCTAACTGGGATATACGGGCTCAGAGATGCCATCCCAGCGGGGTTTTTGGTTCCATccccccccaggaccccctgCAATGGTCTCCCGAAAAGCCGGCAGCAGCACGAGCACAAGCGTGTGTGACTGTGCCTGCGTGCTGTGGTGTCTTGGCCGAcgggtttcccccccccaaacgccCGTCCAATCGGGACACCAGTCTGCGGGGCAAAGGTCAGCGAAACCTCCCGGGGTTGGATTCTCTGGGAGACAAAATGGCAGTCGATAATAAGGCCTCAAGTATTCAGTTCAGGAGGGTGGCACCAATGCAATTGCGCAGATGCGGAAAATGGGGCTGGACACCGCTGCACGCCTCGATTATGCATCTGCGCGCATTTGTGCATTTGCGCGGTTGCGCAAATGGTGCCAGCCCCTTCTCTTAGGCTACATGTGGCCTCAGAGAATCCAAGGGCTGTGTGCCTGACCGGCGGACTtctcggtgccccccccccggacccccagcaagggactgACCGGCCTGTGCCCTGAGCCAATGAACAGAGCACCCATGCCCCACAAAATCCCAGGGTGCATAACCctacccagcagagctgcaggcgcgccccccctgcccccctgcctgGGAAAGCACGGACCATTATTGCGGTGGATTCCCAGACCAGCCCAAGCGAATCCCGCGCCCCCCTTGCCGGCCCCCCCCCCACGTACCCGGTCCCGCCAGTCCACTCAGGGTCACATCATGATCTCCACCGCTGTGCAAGTGTTCATCGTCCACGAAGCCACCGTGCCCTGGGAACAGAAGTAGGGCCAGCCTCGTCATATTGCATGCTTTGATTACACCCCCGAAGCACCACCCCGGCAGCAACCGCGCTTGGACCAGGGCCCCCACCGACCTGATGGAAAGGGTGTCGATGTCCTGAGATCTTCCGCATTGATGGTGACGAGGTCATGGCTGAAGAGCTCCTCCGACCCCTCCTGAAGCTCCAGAGGGCCTTCCCGggccctgccctccacctccagcactaTACTCCGAGCCAGCCTCTTGGGGTTAACGCttgcatcccccctcaaaatgctgtccAGCTCTCTGAAGTACGGACAGGTTGTTGGCGCGTTCCCTGAACGGCCGTTGTGGGCCATAACCTTTTTGTACTCCAGCCGCATGGTTTTGGTCTTGGTGCGGCACTCTGTAGCCGACCGCTTGTGGCCCcgctcagccatctgcctcgagattttttggaagtagtccaTGTTCCTGTGGGTGCttcggagagcttcctgtatcttttcttccccccagaagtgtagcagatccacaatctctctatgccgccaggacaccccccgcttcccagccacaTCCCCTCCACCAGCCATACTGCCCCCGACAAGGCGATATTGCTCTAGCACAAGCGTGTGTGACTGTGCTCGAGTGCTGTGCTTTCTCAGCCACCGAGATTCCCCCCACCCGCCCGATCACCCGTCCAATCGGCACGCAAGTCTGCGGGGCAAAGGTCAGCGACACTTCCCAGGGTTAGATTCTCTGGCAGACAAAATGCCGGCCGATAATGAACGCTCAGTTCGCATTTCATGAGGGATGCAGTAATGCAATTGCGCGTATGCGCAAAAGGATTCGAAAAACCACGCACCATGATCATGATTATACTTTTGCGCATTGGTGTAAATTCATGCCCGCAAACGCGCGATTGCGCAAATCgctccagcatttaaaaaaaaaaatggcgatattgtggccggctggccggccggccggaaAAAggggagttcctcttcccccatgaTGGATCGCCATGCTGCGGCAGAACCCGCCATGCCGTGTTCCCACTGTCCGCTTATATAGCGCAACGGAGCGCCATGAACcacaggtaagcagggacggcaACTTGCGGGTTTTAACGGGTCTTCCCGCTTCAAAAGCGAAATCTCTCGCTTTAAttttgcccatctggaatcggcccaggagagagaagagaggcggcaattagggggggagggggagggagcaatcaaaacattcctttgctagtatatgtaaacatctccttttg
Proteins encoded in this window:
- the LOC129327595 gene encoding uncharacterized protein LOC129327595 produces the protein MAQVVILLLQNTVTLCHAHLRHILRRRRAAQLIFHSERLGAASRRSTMRGIRLRQRWYVLADTREHRDCWVYPRSQDWWERIALRVWDDTHWIQCFRMTRGTFNELVDALRPTLARQSTNMREPVSVEKRVAVTLWCLATGACYRVAADHFGLGLSTVSDAVLEVCFAIEKQLLSKTVCLGDEVGKVSDGCRRGRRFAQAGTKVVCVVLCVPDVARLRISNHACFWSLFQIMDGFAALGFPHCVGAIDGTHIRIGQPRGKPDQYGNRKNYSSILLQGTVDHTGRFVDAEVGWSGKNHDAFVFRNSALCAAMDNGAFVPGNPSLTVNGVSVPPLMISDGAYPMRRWLMKPYGKFAVTPQQKYFDRCLARARNRVECSFGRLKGRWQCLLHRLKAREENVVTIVTACVILHNLCEAKGHAVLGSLTDPTPLTMPGDGLEYGENDRGMLDEGKRVRDAMAEFMYSRCGR